Proteins from a genomic interval of Musa acuminata AAA Group cultivar baxijiao chromosome BXJ1-9, Cavendish_Baxijiao_AAA, whole genome shotgun sequence:
- the LOC135592283 gene encoding probable carbohydrate esterase At4g34215, with protein sequence MSEQKQIFVLSGQSNMAGRGGVRHHRWDGVVPPECRPNPSILRFSARCHWEEAHDPLHCDIDTAKICGVGPGMAFANALLPRLSDGAVLGLVPCAIGGTAIKEWERGSRLYEEMVRRARKAAELGGGGEIKAVLWYQGESDTTSHGAAEAYAANIEKLIRDVRLDLSLPSLPFIQVAIASGDKHYIEKIREAQLGISMPDVLNVDAMGLPLNEDNLHLTTEAQVLLGNMLAEAYAEHYLTTIDGL encoded by the exons ATGAGTGAGCAGAAACAGATCTTTGTTCTGTCGGGACAGAGCAACATGGCCGGCAGAGGCGGCGTCAGACACCACCGGTGGGACGGAGTCGTCCCTCCGGAGTGTCGTCCCAACCCTTCCATTCTTCGCTTCTCAGCCCGATGCCACTGGGAGGAAGCCCACGATCCTCTCCACTGCGACATCGACACCGCCAAGATCTGCGGCGTCGGCCCGGGCATGGCCTTTGCCAACGCCCTCCTCCCCCGCCTCTCGGACGGGGCCGTCCTGGGGCTGGTACCGTGCGCCATCGGCGGCACCGCCATAAAAGAGTGGGAGCGGGGATCGCGGCTCTACGAGGAGATGGTGCGAAGGGCTAGGAAGGCGGCCGAGCTCGGCGGTGGCGGGGAGATCAAGGCGGTGCTTTGGTACCAGGGGGAGAGCGACACGACGTCGCATGGTGCTGCGGAAGCGTACGCGGCCAACATAGAGAAGCTTATACGGGATGTCCGATTGGATCTCTCTCTGCCTTCTCTGCCGTTCATCCAG GTCGCTATCGCATCGGGTGACAAGCATTACATAGAGAAGATAAGAGAGGCTCAACTGGGAATTAGTATGCCCGATGTTCTCAATGTAGATGCTATGGGTTTGCCACTAAATGAAGACAACTTGCATCTCACTACTGAAGCTCAAGTCCTGCTAGGCAACATGCTTGCAGAAGCCTATGCCGAACACTATTTGACGACGATCGATGGCCTCTGA